In a single window of the Micrococcaceae bacterium Sec5.7 genome:
- the hemE gene encoding uroporphyrinogen decarboxylase: protein MTPSAALSAAGTLDAGHPLMDGRTADSPLITAYRGGKPSRRPVWFMRQAGRSLPEYLKLREGVAMLDSCLRPELASEITLQPVRRHDVDAAIFFSDIVIPLKLAGVGVDIIPGVGPVLAKPVRTAADVAALPQLTWEALEPIREAARLTVAELGKTPLIGFAGAPFTLAAYMVEGKPSRDHLGPRTMMHADPETWTALANWAADASGMFLRAQLEAGASAGQLFDSWAGSLGLADYTKFVAPASARALDHVRRLGAPLIHFGTGTSELLVAMRDIGVDVVGVDYRLPLDEANRRLGGTVPLQGNIDPALLSAPWDVLEAHVREVIAAGAEAPGHVLNLGHGVPPETDPAVLTRVVELIHSISPE, encoded by the coding sequence ATGACTCCTAGCGCTGCGTTATCTGCTGCCGGCACTCTCGATGCAGGCCATCCGTTGATGGACGGCCGCACTGCCGACTCCCCGCTGATCACTGCCTACCGCGGCGGTAAACCTTCGCGCCGACCGGTATGGTTCATGCGCCAGGCCGGGCGCTCCCTGCCCGAGTACCTGAAGCTGCGCGAAGGCGTTGCGATGCTGGATTCCTGCCTCCGCCCGGAGCTTGCTTCCGAGATCACCCTGCAGCCGGTGCGCAGGCACGACGTTGATGCGGCCATTTTCTTCTCTGACATTGTCATTCCGCTGAAACTGGCGGGTGTTGGTGTCGATATCATTCCCGGTGTGGGACCGGTTCTGGCCAAGCCCGTGCGGACGGCAGCGGATGTGGCAGCGCTGCCACAGCTGACCTGGGAAGCTCTTGAGCCCATCAGGGAAGCCGCGCGACTTACGGTGGCTGAGCTGGGAAAGACCCCTTTGATCGGCTTCGCCGGCGCACCGTTCACCCTGGCGGCCTACATGGTTGAGGGCAAGCCGTCCCGCGACCATCTGGGCCCGCGCACCATGATGCACGCTGACCCGGAAACCTGGACCGCGCTGGCCAACTGGGCAGCGGATGCCTCCGGCATGTTCCTGCGCGCCCAGCTTGAGGCCGGAGCATCTGCCGGACAGCTCTTCGATTCCTGGGCAGGCTCGCTGGGACTGGCTGACTACACAAAGTTCGTTGCACCGGCGTCGGCCCGTGCCCTGGACCACGTCCGCCGCCTCGGCGCACCGCTGATCCACTTCGGCACCGGAACCTCTGAGCTCCTCGTTGCCATGCGCGACATCGGGGTGGACGTGGTGGGCGTGGACTACCGCCTCCCGCTGGACGAGGCCAACCGGCGGCTGGGCGGAACTGTCCCGCTGCAGGGAAACATCGACCCCGCCCTGCTTTCAGCCCCGTGGGACGTGCTGGAAGCGCATGTGCGTGAAGTCATCGCCGCCGGCGCAGAGGCGCCCGGCCATGTCCTGAACCTTGGTCACGGCGTACCGCCCGAAACGGATCCGGCCGTCCTGACGCGCGTCGTGGAGCTCATCCATTCCATCTCGCCGGAGTAA
- a CDS encoding multicopper oxidase domain-containing protein yields the protein MTTINVHINEGFLPMVDGALVYHRGFGDRRTSASDPAPSLTLSPRVVLRNGSVVASRSYPLNAALPPRGRPQPARPDPANPGQFLIRRAHWASYFPERTLIAEAGSIISLRVSNNLAQPHALQFLHAGPGGGHVGTGEIAPGRTRTLEFEAPPAGTYIYCDPGADPADPEADPVQRILGLFGALLVTNPDAPWLSGPGGTEFERQWLWILHNVDPKWAAIAARQGIVDPAKTPAYPRYFTLNGRSGFQSLGISTDEEANRIREEESMMSGSARAIDVRDFSQGTASGTVRTGQLMRFLNAGIVHHQLHFHGNHVWTVRRNETNFPRSGGSVDADGHVVLQQWEDVVEVHPLDRKDSVLPLRRPPEATDQVWNARNVDWQYPMHCHAEPSQVAMGGMYPGGLVGHWSLAAPVPSTREPAHHLYRSQVDFSSDQIQEGSPQTEFRQEPHVALDFKFFNRKMTFDDGGTFEIWTFETATSGRRFPAPLVRLTEGQLFHGTVHSSKKVHTIHWHGIEPDPRNDGVGHTSFEVSGKYTYQWLPDRGQPGNPNVGAAGTYFYHCHVNTTLHVQMGMFGPLIIDPAVHPDFPVAPGARRAFVDGPEYDIDTEAILVPYSVDPRWHELNHAAGLSGDDVGLDRFEPKHFYLLGGEFAHPDRKVEGPSFLSRIRANVTAGAAGRVKPTLLRLLNGNYFPINARFTDAAGKRVAMAELIAQDGRPFRDISRRIGAARPISGGQRPLLTSIVNFGAGERYDIILKPPAPGKYRLTVDLLHWITGAVIASREVSIIAQ from the coding sequence ATGACAACCATTAACGTCCACATCAATGAGGGATTCCTGCCGATGGTGGACGGGGCCTTGGTATACCACCGTGGCTTCGGTGACCGTCGGACATCGGCCTCCGACCCGGCACCGAGCCTCACGCTCAGCCCGCGCGTCGTCCTCCGGAACGGCTCCGTCGTGGCCAGCCGGAGCTACCCGCTGAACGCGGCCCTGCCGCCGCGTGGCCGCCCGCAGCCCGCACGGCCGGATCCGGCGAATCCCGGCCAGTTCCTGATCCGCCGTGCCCACTGGGCCAGCTACTTCCCGGAACGGACCCTTATCGCAGAAGCGGGCAGCATCATCAGCCTCCGGGTATCGAACAACCTGGCCCAGCCACACGCCCTGCAATTCCTCCACGCCGGACCTGGCGGCGGCCATGTGGGCACCGGGGAGATTGCGCCTGGCCGGACCAGAACCCTGGAATTCGAGGCACCTCCGGCAGGCACATACATCTACTGTGACCCCGGTGCTGATCCTGCCGATCCGGAAGCTGACCCTGTCCAGCGGATTCTCGGCTTGTTCGGTGCCCTGCTGGTGACCAATCCGGACGCACCGTGGCTCTCCGGGCCAGGCGGTACCGAATTCGAGCGCCAGTGGCTTTGGATCCTGCATAACGTCGATCCGAAATGGGCAGCGATCGCCGCCCGCCAAGGAATCGTGGATCCGGCCAAGACCCCTGCGTACCCCCGTTATTTCACGCTCAACGGCCGCAGCGGGTTCCAATCGCTGGGCATATCCACGGACGAGGAAGCAAACCGGATCCGCGAGGAAGAATCCATGATGTCCGGTTCAGCACGGGCTATTGACGTCCGCGACTTCAGCCAGGGCACCGCTTCGGGGACTGTCAGGACCGGGCAGCTGATGCGCTTCCTCAATGCCGGCATTGTCCATCACCAGCTGCATTTCCACGGCAACCATGTCTGGACGGTGCGGCGCAACGAAACCAATTTTCCGCGGTCCGGGGGCTCGGTGGATGCGGACGGCCACGTGGTGCTGCAGCAGTGGGAGGACGTCGTGGAGGTCCACCCGCTGGACCGGAAGGACTCTGTTCTTCCCTTGAGGCGTCCGCCCGAGGCCACCGACCAGGTGTGGAATGCACGGAACGTCGACTGGCAATACCCCATGCACTGCCATGCCGAACCGTCGCAGGTGGCCATGGGCGGGATGTATCCCGGCGGGCTGGTGGGACACTGGTCACTCGCTGCCCCGGTGCCGTCCACGCGTGAACCCGCGCACCACCTCTACCGCAGCCAGGTGGACTTCAGCTCGGACCAGATCCAGGAAGGCAGCCCGCAGACCGAGTTCCGCCAGGAGCCGCATGTAGCCCTCGACTTCAAATTCTTCAACCGGAAGATGACCTTCGACGACGGCGGCACGTTTGAGATATGGACGTTCGAGACAGCGACTTCCGGGCGAAGGTTTCCGGCACCCCTGGTGCGGCTCACCGAGGGACAGCTCTTCCACGGCACTGTGCATTCGAGCAAGAAAGTCCATACGATCCACTGGCACGGGATCGAACCGGATCCGCGGAACGACGGCGTGGGCCACACGTCCTTCGAGGTTTCCGGCAAATACACCTACCAGTGGCTGCCGGACCGCGGCCAGCCCGGGAATCCGAACGTCGGGGCCGCCGGCACGTACTTCTACCACTGCCACGTGAATACGACCCTGCACGTGCAGATGGGGATGTTCGGCCCCTTGATCATCGATCCTGCGGTACACCCGGACTTCCCGGTGGCGCCGGGCGCCCGGCGGGCCTTCGTCGACGGGCCCGAATACGACATTGACACCGAAGCGATCCTGGTTCCGTATTCTGTGGACCCCCGCTGGCATGAACTCAACCACGCCGCCGGGCTTTCAGGCGATGACGTGGGCCTGGACAGATTCGAACCCAAGCACTTCTATCTGCTTGGGGGCGAGTTTGCCCATCCGGACAGGAAAGTGGAAGGCCCGAGCTTCCTCTCCCGCATCCGGGCCAATGTCACGGCCGGAGCAGCAGGCAGGGTCAAACCCACTTTACTGCGCCTGCTCAATGGCAACTATTTCCCCATCAACGCCCGTTTCACCGACGCTGCAGGAAAGCGAGTCGCGATGGCAGAACTGATCGCCCAAGACGGCCGGCCGTTCCGCGACATCTCAAGACGGATTGGGGCCGCGAGGCCAATCTCCGGCGGGCAGAGGCCCCTGTTGACAAGCATCGTCAATTTTGGAGCCGGGGAGCGCTACGACATCATCCTGAAACCTCCGGCGCCCGGCAAGTACCGGCTGACAGTGGACCTTCTGCACTGGATCACGGGCGCCGTCATCGCCTCGCGGGAAGTCAGCATCATTGCGCAGTGA
- a CDS encoding DUF3107 domain-containing protein, producing MEVKIGIQNIGREIVLESAQDADAVAKVVAEAITKGTELRLTDEKGRLVIIPGNVLGYVEIGAEEARRVGFGQF from the coding sequence GTGGAAGTAAAGATCGGCATTCAGAACATTGGCCGCGAAATTGTGCTGGAATCGGCTCAGGATGCTGACGCTGTTGCCAAAGTGGTGGCTGAGGCCATCACCAAGGGCACGGAGCTGCGCCTGACGGACGAAAAGGGCCGCCTGGTCATCATTCCGGGCAATGTGCTGGGCTACGTTGAAATCGGCGCAGAGGAAGCCCGCCGCGTCGGTTTCGGCCAGTTCTGA
- the moeB gene encoding molybdopterin-synthase adenylyltransferase MoeB, protein MASTLTSAASPASPASLGALVEPAAGLTPDEVERYSRHLIIPEIGALGQRRLKNARVLVIGAGGLGSPALLYLAAAGVGTLGIIDDDAVDLSNLQRQVIHGVADVGRPKIESARDAIAALNPLVNVRLHNVRLDATNALELFADYDLILDGADNFATRYLVNDAAAILGKPYVWGSIFRFDGQVSVFWEQHGPTYRDLYPEAPPAGSVPSCGEGGVFGMLCAAVGSLMVTEAVKLITGVGRSLLGRVALFDALGGSWREIRVSKDPAAERITELTDYEAFCGIAPVAVTDAEHTVTATQLATMLASRKAGLKDFELVDVREAGEHDIVSIDGSVLIPQGRILAGEAWAELPQDKDIIFHCKAGTRSANVLAAARKAGYQRVSHLDGGILAWVRDVEKEKPVY, encoded by the coding sequence ATGGCTTCCACTTTGACCTCAGCTGCTTCCCCTGCTTCCCCTGCATCACTTGGAGCACTGGTTGAACCAGCGGCCGGGCTGACCCCGGACGAGGTTGAACGGTACTCGCGGCACCTCATCATTCCGGAAATCGGCGCGCTGGGCCAGCGCAGGTTGAAGAATGCCCGGGTGCTGGTCATCGGGGCGGGCGGACTGGGCTCTCCGGCACTCCTGTACCTCGCCGCCGCCGGCGTGGGAACCCTCGGAATCATTGACGACGACGCCGTTGACCTGAGTAATCTCCAGCGGCAGGTGATCCACGGGGTAGCCGATGTGGGACGGCCCAAAATCGAATCAGCCCGGGATGCCATCGCCGCGCTGAACCCCCTCGTGAACGTCCGGCTTCACAACGTGCGCCTTGATGCCACGAACGCCCTGGAGCTTTTTGCGGACTACGACCTCATCCTCGACGGTGCCGACAACTTCGCCACGCGCTATCTGGTCAATGACGCCGCGGCCATCCTGGGCAAGCCGTACGTGTGGGGCTCAATCTTCCGGTTTGACGGCCAGGTCAGTGTGTTCTGGGAACAGCATGGCCCCACGTACCGCGACCTCTACCCTGAAGCACCGCCCGCGGGTTCCGTGCCGTCCTGCGGCGAAGGCGGCGTGTTCGGCATGTTGTGCGCCGCCGTCGGGTCACTCATGGTGACGGAGGCCGTCAAGTTGATCACCGGCGTCGGGCGTTCCCTGCTGGGGCGGGTGGCGCTTTTCGATGCGCTGGGCGGCAGCTGGCGGGAGATCCGGGTGTCCAAGGACCCGGCTGCCGAACGGATCACCGAACTGACGGACTACGAGGCCTTCTGCGGCATCGCGCCGGTGGCGGTTACTGACGCTGAACACACGGTCACGGCAACGCAGCTGGCCACCATGCTGGCCTCGAGGAAAGCCGGGCTGAAGGACTTTGAGCTGGTGGATGTCCGCGAGGCCGGCGAGCACGACATCGTCAGCATTGACGGTTCGGTGCTGATCCCGCAGGGGAGGATCCTGGCGGGAGAGGCCTGGGCTGAGCTGCCCCAGGACAAGGACATCATCTTCCACTGCAAGGCAGGCACCCGTTCAGCAAACGTGCTGGCTGCGGCCCGCAAGGCCGGTTACCAGCGTGTCAGCCATCTCGACGGCGGTATTCTGGCGTGGGTCAGGGACGTGGAAAAGGAAAAGCCGGTGTACTGA
- a CDS encoding glutamyl-tRNA reductase, protein MVLFSLVATHADIDLETVAQLSSGASEIATSALSGSPAVTGAIVLATCNRYEIYGEAPHVDDVEAARAALVAQISGLSGLNEQLVSRSFNTRTGPDVSQHLFAVSAGLDSAVVGEREIAGQVRRALITAQHEGTASSGLVRLFQAASKTAKDVGAQTALGSRGLSIVSVALDLATDLSENTDWSEKKVVVFGTGAYAGATMALLRERGCTDISVFSSSGRAAGFVATRGGTALDGESLRPSVATADVMIGCSGSDTRVEAAELAQIRDGSPRPLVAIDLALTHDFDPAVGELDGVELLTLESVRLAAPQEQAESLSHASSIVSGAAEAFEQEREARSVDSAIVALRRHTMNVLDAEMEKVRARHGCTAAAEEVEFALRRMVKQLLHVPTVRARELAANGQQDNYVTALETLYGITVEQPAAATAAECPVGHTVAADPEGTRETA, encoded by the coding sequence GTGGTTCTTTTTTCATTGGTGGCTACACACGCCGACATCGACCTTGAGACCGTTGCTCAGCTGAGCAGCGGCGCTTCAGAGATCGCCACGTCCGCACTCTCCGGATCGCCGGCAGTGACGGGCGCGATTGTCCTTGCCACCTGCAACCGCTACGAAATCTATGGCGAAGCTCCCCATGTGGACGATGTCGAAGCTGCCCGGGCAGCGCTTGTCGCGCAGATCAGCGGCTTGAGCGGCCTCAACGAACAGCTTGTGTCCCGCTCGTTCAACACACGCACCGGCCCCGATGTCAGCCAACACCTTTTCGCAGTCAGCGCCGGGCTCGATTCTGCTGTGGTGGGGGAACGGGAAATTGCCGGTCAGGTGCGGCGCGCCCTCATCACTGCCCAACATGAAGGCACTGCCAGTTCCGGACTGGTCCGGCTGTTCCAGGCGGCGTCCAAAACAGCAAAGGACGTGGGCGCGCAGACTGCACTCGGTTCCAGAGGGCTGTCCATAGTTTCCGTGGCACTGGATCTCGCCACCGATCTTTCGGAGAACACCGACTGGTCAGAGAAGAAAGTGGTGGTGTTCGGTACCGGCGCCTACGCCGGAGCCACCATGGCATTGCTGCGGGAACGCGGCTGCACCGACATTTCAGTCTTTTCCTCGTCCGGCCGCGCCGCAGGCTTTGTTGCCACCCGTGGCGGGACCGCCCTGGACGGCGAATCCCTCCGCCCGTCTGTTGCCACCGCCGACGTCATGATCGGCTGCAGCGGTTCCGATACGCGCGTTGAGGCCGCAGAGCTGGCGCAGATCCGCGATGGGTCGCCCCGGCCTCTCGTCGCCATTGATCTCGCCCTCACGCATGATTTTGACCCGGCCGTGGGGGAGCTCGACGGCGTTGAGCTGCTGACGCTGGAATCCGTCCGGCTCGCAGCCCCCCAGGAGCAGGCGGAATCGCTTTCCCACGCCAGCAGCATTGTTTCAGGCGCCGCCGAGGCTTTTGAGCAGGAGCGGGAGGCCCGGTCTGTGGACTCCGCCATCGTGGCTCTGCGCCGCCACACCATGAACGTACTCGACGCTGAGATGGAAAAGGTCCGTGCCCGCCACGGCTGCACAGCTGCCGCCGAGGAAGTGGAATTCGCCTTGCGCCGGATGGTCAAGCAGCTCCTGCATGTGCCCACCGTCCGGGCCCGCGAACTCGCCGCCAACGGCCAGCAGGACAACTACGTCACGGCCCTCGAAACCCTGTACGGCATTACGGTGGAGCAGCCGGCCGCTGCCACGGCCGCCGAGTGCCCCGTGGGCCACACTGTGGCCGCGGACCCTGAAGGAACCCGGGAAACCGCCTAG
- a CDS encoding TetR/AcrR family transcriptional regulator, producing the protein MVDDAPADRAPAGEVPAGQTRAAGQRSARLPRDERRAQLLAAAQEVFVANGYHGAAMDEIAETAHVSKPVLYQHFPSKRELYLALLDSHLGSLTELMLGALNSTSDNDERVQAVMRAYYRFIDSDDQAHRLVFESDLINDPDVSSRLETFNKTFADAIARVIAEDTKLPLLEAQLLGRGLAGMAQVSARYWLETDGNLDLDVASDLIYRLAWRGISRFPKES; encoded by the coding sequence GTGGTTGACGATGCACCGGCTGATCGAGCTCCGGCCGGCGAAGTACCCGCAGGACAGACGCGTGCCGCAGGCCAGCGTTCGGCCCGGCTTCCGCGTGACGAACGCCGTGCACAGCTCCTGGCAGCCGCCCAGGAAGTCTTTGTAGCCAACGGGTACCACGGGGCAGCCATGGACGAGATCGCCGAAACCGCCCATGTGAGCAAGCCCGTGCTGTACCAGCACTTTCCCTCCAAGCGCGAGCTCTACCTGGCCCTGCTGGACAGCCATCTGGGCTCGCTGACCGAACTGATGCTGGGCGCCTTGAATTCCACGTCGGACAACGATGAACGTGTGCAGGCCGTCATGCGCGCGTACTACCGCTTCATCGACAGTGATGACCAGGCACACCGTCTGGTGTTTGAATCGGACCTCATCAACGATCCGGACGTCAGTTCACGGCTTGAGACGTTTAACAAAACGTTTGCCGATGCCATCGCGCGGGTCATCGCCGAGGACACCAAACTTCCGCTGCTCGAGGCACAGCTCCTGGGCCGGGGACTCGCCGGAATGGCGCAGGTCAGTGCGCGTTACTGGCTGGAAACCGACGGAAACCTTGATCTCGATGTCGCCAGCGACCTCATCTACCGTTTAGCTTGGCGCGGAATCTCTCGCTTCCCCAAAGAGTCCTAG
- a CDS encoding FAD-dependent oxidoreductase, giving the protein MDAGKQGPGTEQTAGRTALVVGGGISGLLAARELAAADFHTTVLEASGSWGGCVGSHVVAGLTLDSGAESFATRSTAVAELAAELGLAGKIVAPHPGGAWVQLPDGPRELPKTGVLGIPANPWDPEVRRTLGFLGSFRASLDKYLPAAVGTGGDVTSVSALVGARMGRRVLQRLVEPVVGGVHSADPALLDVDMVAPGLRAAAKEHGSLAAAVAAQRRTPGTKAGSAVAGLEGGMHTLVSALVADLRHRGVTLLGNSRAGSIVRTADGWHVTAEEKIHDAGLLVVALDGPAAIGLLEDAVPALVGRRPESGPDVKLVTIVVDLPELDGSPRGTGILVAPQTPGVQAKALTHATAKWDWLAAETGPGTHVLRLSYGRAGKEPASEDKDPQSDTQLLAAALRDASSLLSVPVTAQDVVDWDVVRWPGALPFAAVGHKQRVAEVRRICTDAGSLAIVGGWVSGNGLAAVVADTGQQIRALTS; this is encoded by the coding sequence GTGGACGCAGGCAAGCAGGGCCCCGGTACGGAACAAACCGCCGGAAGGACCGCACTGGTGGTTGGCGGCGGGATTTCCGGCCTGCTCGCTGCACGTGAACTTGCCGCAGCGGATTTCCACACCACCGTGCTGGAGGCCAGCGGTTCCTGGGGCGGCTGCGTGGGCAGCCACGTGGTTGCCGGACTGACCCTGGACAGCGGCGCGGAGTCCTTCGCCACCCGCTCCACAGCGGTGGCCGAACTCGCAGCTGAACTCGGACTGGCAGGAAAGATCGTTGCGCCGCATCCCGGCGGTGCCTGGGTGCAGCTGCCTGACGGTCCACGGGAACTGCCCAAAACGGGTGTTCTCGGAATCCCCGCCAATCCCTGGGACCCCGAAGTCCGACGCACGCTGGGGTTCCTGGGCTCCTTCCGGGCATCCCTGGACAAGTACCTGCCCGCCGCCGTGGGTACCGGAGGCGACGTCACCAGTGTGTCTGCCCTGGTTGGTGCCAGAATGGGCAGGCGCGTGCTGCAGCGTCTCGTGGAGCCGGTAGTGGGCGGTGTCCACTCTGCGGATCCGGCGCTCCTGGACGTGGATATGGTGGCGCCCGGCCTCCGTGCCGCAGCCAAGGAACATGGGTCCCTTGCCGCCGCTGTCGCAGCCCAGCGGCGCACCCCGGGCACCAAGGCAGGTTCCGCCGTCGCCGGTCTCGAAGGCGGGATGCACACGCTTGTTTCAGCATTGGTGGCTGACCTCCGCCACCGCGGAGTGACGCTCTTGGGAAATTCCCGTGCAGGTTCCATAGTCCGGACGGCGGATGGCTGGCACGTCACGGCGGAGGAGAAAATTCACGACGCCGGCCTGCTGGTGGTTGCGCTGGACGGTCCGGCCGCCATCGGGCTGCTGGAGGATGCGGTGCCCGCGCTCGTGGGCCGGCGCCCCGAAAGCGGGCCGGATGTGAAGCTCGTGACCATCGTTGTGGACCTGCCCGAACTCGATGGCAGCCCGCGGGGGACCGGAATCCTGGTGGCGCCGCAGACTCCGGGTGTTCAGGCAAAGGCGCTCACCCATGCCACAGCGAAATGGGATTGGCTGGCGGCGGAAACGGGGCCCGGCACCCATGTTTTGCGCCTGTCCTACGGCAGGGCAGGGAAGGAACCCGCCTCCGAAGACAAAGACCCGCAGAGCGACACTCAACTTCTCGCGGCCGCACTGCGCGACGCCTCGAGTCTGCTCAGCGTCCCTGTCACAGCTCAAGACGTGGTGGATTGGGACGTGGTCCGGTGGCCGGGCGCACTGCCGTTCGCGGCCGTCGGCCACAAGCAGCGCGTCGCGGAAGTACGGCGCATCTGCACCGACGCAGGCAGCCTCGCAATTGTGGGCGGCTGGGTATCGGGAAACGGCCTGGCTGCCGTGGTTGCGGACACCGGGCAGCAGATCCGTGCGCTGACCAGCTAA